The following proteins come from a genomic window of Oricola thermophila:
- the lpxB gene encoding lipid-A-disaccharide synthase: protein MNAKRPLTIGIVAGEQSGENLAVDLVESIAERTGSMPRLVGVGGGRLVDMGLRSVFDPAEIAITGVTAVVASLPRLVLRIRQTVAALVSARPDVIVFIDSPDFSLRVARRVKRLLPETPIVKYVSPTVWAWRPGRAKKMAAYVDHVLAILPFEPDVMRDLGGPETSYVGHPLAADPELEAVWMARRRKQASQENHDLELLVLPGSRTGEIRALLPDFGKAISILHDRGHHLRVTVPTLPRLEPEVRRMTAEWPVTPRITVTPEDKLSAFREADVALAASGTIILELALAGVPVISCYRTDYLIRLAISMIHAWSAALPNIIADRPIVPEYVDYTIRPGMLARRIEELAAPKSLAAKAQGNGFRRVRELMAVDEKPGAMAARILLDLASGSEKSRP, encoded by the coding sequence ATGAATGCAAAGAGGCCGCTGACGATCGGGATTGTTGCCGGCGAGCAGTCCGGGGAAAACCTCGCTGTCGACCTGGTGGAGTCGATAGCCGAGCGAACCGGATCCATGCCACGCCTCGTCGGGGTTGGCGGCGGACGGTTGGTCGACATGGGATTGCGGAGCGTGTTCGATCCCGCGGAAATCGCCATCACCGGCGTGACGGCAGTTGTGGCCTCTCTCCCGCGCCTGGTCCTGCGTATCCGGCAGACCGTGGCCGCCCTGGTATCCGCGCGGCCGGACGTCATCGTGTTTATCGACAGTCCCGATTTCTCGCTACGCGTCGCACGACGCGTGAAAAGGCTGCTGCCCGAGACGCCCATCGTCAAATATGTATCGCCGACAGTGTGGGCCTGGCGCCCCGGACGGGCGAAGAAGATGGCGGCCTATGTGGACCACGTGTTGGCTATCCTGCCATTCGAGCCGGATGTCATGCGCGATCTGGGCGGTCCGGAAACCAGCTACGTTGGGCATCCGCTTGCAGCCGATCCCGAATTGGAAGCGGTCTGGATGGCGCGCCGCCGCAAACAGGCATCGCAAGAGAATCATGATTTGGAACTGCTGGTTCTCCCGGGGTCCAGGACAGGCGAGATCAGGGCATTGCTGCCGGACTTCGGCAAGGCGATCTCTATACTTCACGACAGGGGACATCACCTTCGGGTCACCGTGCCGACGCTACCACGCCTGGAGCCGGAAGTGCGCAGGATGACCGCCGAATGGCCGGTGACGCCTCGTATCACGGTCACGCCGGAGGACAAGCTATCGGCTTTTCGCGAGGCCGATGTCGCCCTGGCCGCGTCGGGAACGATCATTCTCGAACTTGCCCTAGCAGGTGTTCCGGTCATCAGTTGCTACAGGACAGACTACCTGATCAGGCTGGCGATTTCGATGATCCACGCCTGGTCCGCTGCCCTGCCAAATATCATTGCCGACCGTCCAATCGTGCCAGAATACGTAGATTACACGATCCGGCCCGGAATGTTGGCGCGCCGCATCGAAGAGCTGGCAGCCCCCAAGAGCCTTGCCGCCAAGGCCCAGGGAAATGGTTTTCGCAGGGTCAGGGAGCTCATGGCGGTCGACGAGAAGCCGGGTGCGATGGCGGCTCGCATTCTCCTCGATCTGGCGAGCGGGTCAGAAAAAAGCCGGCCCTGA
- the gltA gene encoding citrate synthase — protein MSDETAKLTYKGRDYELPVREGNIGPSVIDIGSLYKETGAFTYDPGFTSTASCDSEITFIDGDEGILLHRGYPIEQLAEQGDFLEVCYLLLYGELPTKAQKQDFDYRVTRHTMVHEQMTRFFTGFRRDAHPMAVMCGTVGALSAFYHDSTDISDPHQRMVASMRMIAKMPTIAAMAYKYHIGQPFVYPQNDLDYASNFLRMCFAVPCEEYEVNPVLARAMDRIFILHADHEQNASTSTVRLAGSSGANPFACIAAGIACLWGPAHGGANEAALNMLAEIGSVERIPEYIARAKDKNDPFRLMGFGHRVYKNYDPRAKIMQKTTHEVLGELGIQDDPMLEVAMELEKIALNDEYFIEKKLYPNIDFYSGITLRALGFPTTMFTVLFAVARTVGWIAQWKEMIEDPSQRIGRPRQLYTGSPKRDYVPIEKR, from the coding sequence ATGTCTGACGAAACCGCCAAACTTACGTACAAGGGCCGGGATTATGAGCTTCCGGTGCGTGAGGGGAATATCGGTCCAAGCGTTATCGACATTGGGTCGCTATACAAGGAAACCGGCGCCTTCACATACGATCCCGGTTTCACCTCTACGGCGTCGTGCGATTCCGAAATCACATTCATCGACGGCGATGAAGGCATCCTGCTGCATCGCGGCTATCCGATCGAGCAGCTGGCCGAACAAGGCGACTTCCTCGAGGTTTGCTACCTGCTCCTTTATGGGGAGCTTCCGACGAAGGCCCAGAAGCAGGACTTCGACTACCGCGTGACGCGGCACACCATGGTACACGAACAGATGACGCGGTTCTTCACCGGGTTCCGGCGCGACGCCCACCCGATGGCGGTCATGTGCGGTACTGTCGGCGCTCTGTCGGCCTTCTATCACGACTCCACCGACATTTCCGATCCGCATCAGCGTATGGTTGCGTCGATGCGGATGATTGCGAAAATGCCGACAATTGCGGCCATGGCCTACAAGTACCATATCGGCCAGCCGTTCGTTTATCCGCAGAACGATCTCGACTATGCCTCGAACTTTCTGCGGATGTGTTTTGCGGTGCCTTGCGAGGAATACGAGGTCAACCCGGTGCTGGCCCGTGCCATGGACCGCATTTTCATCCTGCATGCCGACCACGAGCAGAACGCATCCACCTCGACCGTGCGTCTCGCCGGCTCGTCGGGTGCAAATCCGTTTGCCTGTATCGCTGCCGGCATCGCGTGCCTTTGGGGCCCGGCGCATGGCGGAGCCAACGAAGCCGCGCTCAACATGCTCGCCGAAATCGGTAGCGTGGAACGGATTCCCGAGTACATCGCGCGGGCGAAGGACAAGAACGATCCGTTCCGCCTCATGGGTTTTGGCCATCGCGTCTACAAGAACTACGATCCGCGTGCCAAGATCATGCAGAAGACGACCCACGAGGTCCTCGGGGAACTGGGCATTCAGGACGATCCGATGCTTGAGGTGGCTATGGAGCTCGAGAAGATCGCGCTCAATGACGAGTACTTCATCGAGAAGAAGCTCTATCCGAATATCGACTTCTATTCGGGCATCACGCTCCGCGCTCTAGGCTTCCCGACCACGATGTTCACCGTGCTGTTCGCCGTGGCGCGCACAGTGGGCTGGATCGCGCAGTGGAAGGAAATGATCGAAGACCCGAGCCAGCGCATAGGCCGTCCGCGGCAGCTCTATACCGGTTCACCGAAGCGCGATTACGTACCTATTGAGAAACGCTGA